From the Eretmochelys imbricata isolate rEreImb1 unplaced genomic scaffold, rEreImb1.hap1 Scaffold_34, whole genome shotgun sequence genome, one window contains:
- the ATXN2L gene encoding ataxin-2-like protein isoform X1, whose translation MLKQPQPLPPPGGPVPQAGPPPARKAPPPGAAPSPNGSLSPSGGAGRAAAAAPGGGGGGGGPGGSGGGTRGQSTGKGPPQSPVFEGVYNNSRMLHFLTAVVGSTCDVKVKNGSTFEGIFKTLSSKFELAVDAVHRKTPDQLVGPKREDIVDTMVFKPTDVMLVHFRNVDFNYATKDKFTDSAIAMNSKVNGEHKEKVLQRWEGGDSNSDDYDLESDMSNGWDPNEMFKFNEENYGVKTTYDSSLSSYTVPLEKDNSEEFRQREARAAQLAREIESSPQYRLRIAMENDDGRTEEEKHSSVQRQVSGRDSPILASREGKYVPLPQRVREGSRGGVRCSSSRGGRPGAGSMPPRGSAHHPDSNSSPVPEQRGINGGPSRMSPKSQRPVRGAKTMSSPSSRPVEVSAAPPAVGRMYPPRSPKSASATPVSSQDSSVGSAVPAAPASPSEARTGLESSVSPNPPSPKVAAPVPATAVEGKEAPTSVAKDPGRTLEVTGSCELNKATNKAGLQNEQKRTQLEELRKFGAQFKLQPSSSPEASLESFSARPKEPLEGKEKALEPGICEGPEQAPAVSMVPKPSGTSLELLPESGKEEKGLCEVAEQQVASPPGKGEPEDKEEGPVSEQVKKSTLNPNAKEFNPSKTLLSVNKSTSTPTSPGPRAHSTPSIPVITAGQTGMYSPQYISYIPQIHMSPAVQAPQMYPYPVSSSVPGQQGKYRGAKGSLPPQRSDQHQPTSTPPIMQAAAAAGPPLVAATPYSSYISYNPQQFTGQPTMMQPMAHYPSQPVFAPMLQSNPRMMTSGSHPQAIVSSSTPQYPPSEQPTPQTLYATVHQSYPHHATQLHPHQPQPATTPTGNQQQAQHAAPSPVQHQAGQPPHLAGAQQQQNLYHTATLTATPPSITPGPSAQSPQSSFPQPAVYAIHAHQQLQHSYTNMAHVTQAHVQTGITAAPPPHPGAPHPPQVMLLHPSQTHGGPPQGGVPQSGVPTLSASTPSPYTYIGHHQVSPIPAAPIPPPWKLKPRFLTVN comes from the exons ATGTTGAAGCAGCCGCAGCCGCTGCCCCCGCCGGGCGGCCCCGTGCCCCAGGCCGGGCCCCCGCCCGCCCGCAAGGCCCCGCCGCCGGGGGCCGCCCCCAGCCCCAACGGCAGCCTCAGCCCcagcggcggggcggggcgggcggcggcggcggccccgggcgggggaggcggcggcggcggccccggAGGAAGCGGCGGCGGCACCAG GGGGCAGAGCACAGGGAAGGGGCCTCCCCAGTCTCCA GTGTTCGAAGGTGTCTATAACAATTCTCGAATGCTGCATTTCCTGACAGCTGTTGTG GGCTCCACGTGTGATGTGAAGGTGAAAAATGGCAGCACCTTTGAGGGGATTTTTAAAACCCTCAGCTCTAAG TTTGAGCTCGCTGTGGATGCGGTGCACAGGAAGACCCCGGATCAGCTGGTGGGACCTAAGCGGGAGGACATCGTGGACACCATGGTCTTCAAGCCCACGGATGTCATGCTGGTGCATTTCCgcaatgttgatttcaattacgcCACCAAAG ACAAGTTCACGGACTCTGCCATCGCCATGAACTCCAAGGTGAATGGGGAGCACAAAGAGAAGGTGCTGCagcgctgggaaggaggggacaGCAACAGTGATGACTATGACCTGGAGTCTGACATG TCTAATGGCTGGGATCCCAATGAGATGTTTAAGTTTAATGAAGAGAACTATGGAGTGAAGACAACGTACGACAGCAGTTTGTCCTCCTACAC CGTTCCTCTAGAGAAAGATAACTCGGAGGAGTTCCGGCAGCGGGAAGCCCGGGCGGCCCAGTTGGCCCGGGAGATTGAGTCGAGCCCCCAGTACCGCCTGCGCATTGCCATGGAGAACGACGACGGACGGACGGAGGAGGAGAAGCACAGCTCTGTGCAGAGGCAGGTGTCCGGCAGGGACAGCCCCATCTTGGCCTCCAG GGAGGGCAAGTATGTCCCGCTGCCACAGCGCGTCAGAGAGGGCTCACGAGGAGGCGTCCGGTGCAGCAGCTCTCGGGGTGGGAGGCCAGGGGCGGGGTCCATGCCTCCTCGGGGCAGTGCGCACCATCCGGACAGCAACTCTAGTCCCGTCCCGGAGCAGCGAGGGATCAATGGAG GACCCTCCCGAATGTCTCCGAAGTCCCAGCGTCCCGTCCGGGGTGCCAAGACCATGTCTTCCCCGTCAAGCCGCCCTGTGGAGGTCTCGGCAGCTCCCCCTGCAG TGGGCCGCATGTACCCTCCTCGCTCTCCCAAGTCTGCCTCAGCCACTCCAGTCTCTTCCCAGGATTCTTCGGTGGGATCCGCCGTGCCAGCAGCACCCGCATCCCCGTCGGAGGCCAGAACTGGCCTGGAGTCGAGTGTTTCCCCAAACCCCCCTTCTCCCAAAGTAGCAGCCCCCGTGCCAGCCACTGCTGTTGAGG ggaaaGAGGCTCCCACATCTGTGGCTAAAGATCCTGGCAGAACCTTGGAAGTGACCGGATCATGTGAGCTCAACAAGGCAACCAACAAAG CAGGGCTGCAGAATGAGCAGAAGCGGACCCAGCTGGAGGAGCTGCGCAAGTTTGGGGCCCAGTTCAAG ctccagccGAGCAGTTCCCCAGAGGCCAGCCTGGAGTCCTTCAGTGCCAGGCCCAAGGAGCCTCTGGAGGGCAAGGAGAAGGCCCTTGAGCCAGGCATCTGCGAGGGGCCCGAGCAGGCACCCGCCGTGAGCATGGTGCCAAAGCCCAGTGGGACCAGCCTGGAGCTGCTGCCGGAGAGTGGCAAAGAGGAGAAGGGGCTGTGTGAGGTGGCCGAGCAGCAGGTGGCCAGCCCCCCGGGCAAGGGCGAGCCCGAGGACAAAGAAGAGGGACCTGTGTCCGA GCAAGTGAAGAAGTCGACTCTGAATCCCAATGCCAAGGAGTTCAACCCCTCGAAAACACTGCTCTCCGTG AACAAGTCAACGAGCACCCCCACGTCACCGGGCCCTCGCGCCCATtccactccctccatcccagtGATCACAGCCGGCCAGACGGGCATGTACAGCCCCCAGTATATTTCCTACATACCTCAGATCCACATGAGCCCTGCTGTCCAG GCGCCCCAGATGTACCCCTaccctgtctccagctctgtgcctggccAGCAGGGCAAGTACCGAGGGGCCAAAG gttccctcccaccccagcgcTCGGACCAGCATCAGCCAACATCCACCCCCCCCATTATGCAGGCGGCAGCGGCAGCAGGGCCCCCCCTGGTAGCAGCTACGCCCTACTCCTCCTACATTTCCTATAACCCCCAGCAGTTCACGGGGCAACCCACCATGATGCAGCCTATGGCGCACTACCCTTCTCAG CCTGTATTCGCCCCCATGCTGCAGAGCAATCCCCGCATGATGACATCTGGCAGCCACCCCCAGGCCATTGTGTCGTCCTCCACGCCCCAGTACCCTCCCTCGGAGCAGCCCACGCCCCAGACGCTCTATG CTACAGTTCATCAGTCTTATCCCCACCATGCAACACAGCTGCACCCCCACCAGCCTCAGCCAGCCACCACCCCGACAGGGAACCAACAGCAGGCCCAGcatgctgcccccagccccgtgcAG CACCAGGCTGGGCAGCCGCCCCACCTGGCCggtgcccagcagcagcagaatctGTACCACACAGCCACGCTGACGGCCACGCCACCCTCCATCACGCCAGGGCCCAGCGCCCAGTCCCCCCAGAGCAGCTTCCCCCAGCCGGCTGTCTACGCCATCCACGCCCACCAGCAGCTGCAACACAGCTACACCAACATGGCCCATGTCACCCAG GCCCATGTCCAGACTGGAATAACAGCAGCACCGCCCCCGCACCCCGGGGCGCCTCATCCCCCCCAGGTCATGCTGCTCCACCCCTCGCAGACCCATGGGGGGCCCCCCCAAGGCGGcgtgccacagagcggggtgccCACCCTCTCAGCCTCCACACCATCTCCATACACCTATATAGGACACCATCAAG
- the ATXN2L gene encoding ataxin-2-like protein isoform X3 has product MCWGCWVFEGVYNNSRMLHFLTAVVGSTCDVKVKNGSTFEGIFKTLSSKFELAVDAVHRKTPDQLVGPKREDIVDTMVFKPTDVMLVHFRNVDFNYATKDKFTDSAIAMNSKVNGEHKEKVLQRWEGGDSNSDDYDLESDMSNGWDPNEMFKFNEENYGVKTTYDSSLSSYTVPLEKDNSEEFRQREARAAQLAREIESSPQYRLRIAMENDDGRTEEEKHSSVQRQVSGRDSPILASREGKYVPLPQRVREGSRGGVRCSSSRGGRPGAGSMPPRGSAHHPDSNSSPVPEQRGINGGPSRMSPKSQRPVRGAKTMSSPSSRPVEVSAAPPAVGRMYPPRSPKSASATPVSSQDSSVGSAVPAAPASPSEARTGLESSVSPNPPSPKVAAPVPATAVEGKEAPTSVAKDPGRTLEVTGSCELNKATNKGLQNEQKRTQLEELRKFGAQFKLQPSSSPEASLESFSARPKEPLEGKEKALEPGICEGPEQAPAVSMVPKPSGTSLELLPESGKEEKGLCEVAEQQVASPPGKGEPEDKEEGPVSEQVKKSTLNPNAKEFNPSKTLLSVNKSTSTPTSPGPRAHSTPSIPVITAGQTGMYSPQYISYIPQIHMSPAVQAPQMYPYPVSSSVPGQQGKYRGAKGSLPPQRSDQHQPTSTPPIMQAAAAAGPPLVAATPYSSYISYNPQQFTGQPTMMQPMAHYPSQPVFAPMLQSNPRMMTSGSHPQAIVSSSTPQYPPSEQPTPQTLYATVHQSYPHHATQLHPHQPQPATTPTGNQQQAQHAAPSPVQHQAGQPPHLAGAQQQQNLYHTATLTATPPSITPGPSAQSPQSSFPQPAVYAIHAHQQLQHSYTNMAHVTQAHVQTGITAAPPPHPGAPHPPQVMLLHPSQTHGGPPQGGVPQSGVPTLSASTPSPYTYIGHHQVSPIPAAPIPPPWKLKPRFLTVN; this is encoded by the exons ATGTGCTGGGGTtgctgg GTGTTCGAAGGTGTCTATAACAATTCTCGAATGCTGCATTTCCTGACAGCTGTTGTG GGCTCCACGTGTGATGTGAAGGTGAAAAATGGCAGCACCTTTGAGGGGATTTTTAAAACCCTCAGCTCTAAG TTTGAGCTCGCTGTGGATGCGGTGCACAGGAAGACCCCGGATCAGCTGGTGGGACCTAAGCGGGAGGACATCGTGGACACCATGGTCTTCAAGCCCACGGATGTCATGCTGGTGCATTTCCgcaatgttgatttcaattacgcCACCAAAG ACAAGTTCACGGACTCTGCCATCGCCATGAACTCCAAGGTGAATGGGGAGCACAAAGAGAAGGTGCTGCagcgctgggaaggaggggacaGCAACAGTGATGACTATGACCTGGAGTCTGACATG TCTAATGGCTGGGATCCCAATGAGATGTTTAAGTTTAATGAAGAGAACTATGGAGTGAAGACAACGTACGACAGCAGTTTGTCCTCCTACAC CGTTCCTCTAGAGAAAGATAACTCGGAGGAGTTCCGGCAGCGGGAAGCCCGGGCGGCCCAGTTGGCCCGGGAGATTGAGTCGAGCCCCCAGTACCGCCTGCGCATTGCCATGGAGAACGACGACGGACGGACGGAGGAGGAGAAGCACAGCTCTGTGCAGAGGCAGGTGTCCGGCAGGGACAGCCCCATCTTGGCCTCCAG GGAGGGCAAGTATGTCCCGCTGCCACAGCGCGTCAGAGAGGGCTCACGAGGAGGCGTCCGGTGCAGCAGCTCTCGGGGTGGGAGGCCAGGGGCGGGGTCCATGCCTCCTCGGGGCAGTGCGCACCATCCGGACAGCAACTCTAGTCCCGTCCCGGAGCAGCGAGGGATCAATGGAG GACCCTCCCGAATGTCTCCGAAGTCCCAGCGTCCCGTCCGGGGTGCCAAGACCATGTCTTCCCCGTCAAGCCGCCCTGTGGAGGTCTCGGCAGCTCCCCCTGCAG TGGGCCGCATGTACCCTCCTCGCTCTCCCAAGTCTGCCTCAGCCACTCCAGTCTCTTCCCAGGATTCTTCGGTGGGATCCGCCGTGCCAGCAGCACCCGCATCCCCGTCGGAGGCCAGAACTGGCCTGGAGTCGAGTGTTTCCCCAAACCCCCCTTCTCCCAAAGTAGCAGCCCCCGTGCCAGCCACTGCTGTTGAGG ggaaaGAGGCTCCCACATCTGTGGCTAAAGATCCTGGCAGAACCTTGGAAGTGACCGGATCATGTGAGCTCAACAAGGCAACCAACAAAG GGCTGCAGAATGAGCAGAAGCGGACCCAGCTGGAGGAGCTGCGCAAGTTTGGGGCCCAGTTCAAG ctccagccGAGCAGTTCCCCAGAGGCCAGCCTGGAGTCCTTCAGTGCCAGGCCCAAGGAGCCTCTGGAGGGCAAGGAGAAGGCCCTTGAGCCAGGCATCTGCGAGGGGCCCGAGCAGGCACCCGCCGTGAGCATGGTGCCAAAGCCCAGTGGGACCAGCCTGGAGCTGCTGCCGGAGAGTGGCAAAGAGGAGAAGGGGCTGTGTGAGGTGGCCGAGCAGCAGGTGGCCAGCCCCCCGGGCAAGGGCGAGCCCGAGGACAAAGAAGAGGGACCTGTGTCCGA GCAAGTGAAGAAGTCGACTCTGAATCCCAATGCCAAGGAGTTCAACCCCTCGAAAACACTGCTCTCCGTG AACAAGTCAACGAGCACCCCCACGTCACCGGGCCCTCGCGCCCATtccactccctccatcccagtGATCACAGCCGGCCAGACGGGCATGTACAGCCCCCAGTATATTTCCTACATACCTCAGATCCACATGAGCCCTGCTGTCCAG GCGCCCCAGATGTACCCCTaccctgtctccagctctgtgcctggccAGCAGGGCAAGTACCGAGGGGCCAAAG gttccctcccaccccagcgcTCGGACCAGCATCAGCCAACATCCACCCCCCCCATTATGCAGGCGGCAGCGGCAGCAGGGCCCCCCCTGGTAGCAGCTACGCCCTACTCCTCCTACATTTCCTATAACCCCCAGCAGTTCACGGGGCAACCCACCATGATGCAGCCTATGGCGCACTACCCTTCTCAG CCTGTATTCGCCCCCATGCTGCAGAGCAATCCCCGCATGATGACATCTGGCAGCCACCCCCAGGCCATTGTGTCGTCCTCCACGCCCCAGTACCCTCCCTCGGAGCAGCCCACGCCCCAGACGCTCTATG CTACAGTTCATCAGTCTTATCCCCACCATGCAACACAGCTGCACCCCCACCAGCCTCAGCCAGCCACCACCCCGACAGGGAACCAACAGCAGGCCCAGcatgctgcccccagccccgtgcAG CACCAGGCTGGGCAGCCGCCCCACCTGGCCggtgcccagcagcagcagaatctGTACCACACAGCCACGCTGACGGCCACGCCACCCTCCATCACGCCAGGGCCCAGCGCCCAGTCCCCCCAGAGCAGCTTCCCCCAGCCGGCTGTCTACGCCATCCACGCCCACCAGCAGCTGCAACACAGCTACACCAACATGGCCCATGTCACCCAG GCCCATGTCCAGACTGGAATAACAGCAGCACCGCCCCCGCACCCCGGGGCGCCTCATCCCCCCCAGGTCATGCTGCTCCACCCCTCGCAGACCCATGGGGGGCCCCCCCAAGGCGGcgtgccacagagcggggtgccCACCCTCTCAGCCTCCACACCATCTCCATACACCTATATAGGACACCATCAAG
- the ATXN2L gene encoding ataxin-2-like protein isoform X2: MCWGCWVFEGVYNNSRMLHFLTAVVGSTCDVKVKNGSTFEGIFKTLSSKFELAVDAVHRKTPDQLVGPKREDIVDTMVFKPTDVMLVHFRNVDFNYATKDKFTDSAIAMNSKVNGEHKEKVLQRWEGGDSNSDDYDLESDMSNGWDPNEMFKFNEENYGVKTTYDSSLSSYTVPLEKDNSEEFRQREARAAQLAREIESSPQYRLRIAMENDDGRTEEEKHSSVQRQVSGRDSPILASREGKYVPLPQRVREGSRGGVRCSSSRGGRPGAGSMPPRGSAHHPDSNSSPVPEQRGINGGPSRMSPKSQRPVRGAKTMSSPSSRPVEVSAAPPAVGRMYPPRSPKSASATPVSSQDSSVGSAVPAAPASPSEARTGLESSVSPNPPSPKVAAPVPATAVEGKEAPTSVAKDPGRTLEVTGSCELNKATNKAGLQNEQKRTQLEELRKFGAQFKLQPSSSPEASLESFSARPKEPLEGKEKALEPGICEGPEQAPAVSMVPKPSGTSLELLPESGKEEKGLCEVAEQQVASPPGKGEPEDKEEGPVSEQVKKSTLNPNAKEFNPSKTLLSVNKSTSTPTSPGPRAHSTPSIPVITAGQTGMYSPQYISYIPQIHMSPAVQAPQMYPYPVSSSVPGQQGKYRGAKGSLPPQRSDQHQPTSTPPIMQAAAAAGPPLVAATPYSSYISYNPQQFTGQPTMMQPMAHYPSQPVFAPMLQSNPRMMTSGSHPQAIVSSSTPQYPPSEQPTPQTLYATVHQSYPHHATQLHPHQPQPATTPTGNQQQAQHAAPSPVQHQAGQPPHLAGAQQQQNLYHTATLTATPPSITPGPSAQSPQSSFPQPAVYAIHAHQQLQHSYTNMAHVTQAHVQTGITAAPPPHPGAPHPPQVMLLHPSQTHGGPPQGGVPQSGVPTLSASTPSPYTYIGHHQVSPIPAAPIPPPWKLKPRFLTVN; this comes from the exons ATGTGCTGGGGTtgctgg GTGTTCGAAGGTGTCTATAACAATTCTCGAATGCTGCATTTCCTGACAGCTGTTGTG GGCTCCACGTGTGATGTGAAGGTGAAAAATGGCAGCACCTTTGAGGGGATTTTTAAAACCCTCAGCTCTAAG TTTGAGCTCGCTGTGGATGCGGTGCACAGGAAGACCCCGGATCAGCTGGTGGGACCTAAGCGGGAGGACATCGTGGACACCATGGTCTTCAAGCCCACGGATGTCATGCTGGTGCATTTCCgcaatgttgatttcaattacgcCACCAAAG ACAAGTTCACGGACTCTGCCATCGCCATGAACTCCAAGGTGAATGGGGAGCACAAAGAGAAGGTGCTGCagcgctgggaaggaggggacaGCAACAGTGATGACTATGACCTGGAGTCTGACATG TCTAATGGCTGGGATCCCAATGAGATGTTTAAGTTTAATGAAGAGAACTATGGAGTGAAGACAACGTACGACAGCAGTTTGTCCTCCTACAC CGTTCCTCTAGAGAAAGATAACTCGGAGGAGTTCCGGCAGCGGGAAGCCCGGGCGGCCCAGTTGGCCCGGGAGATTGAGTCGAGCCCCCAGTACCGCCTGCGCATTGCCATGGAGAACGACGACGGACGGACGGAGGAGGAGAAGCACAGCTCTGTGCAGAGGCAGGTGTCCGGCAGGGACAGCCCCATCTTGGCCTCCAG GGAGGGCAAGTATGTCCCGCTGCCACAGCGCGTCAGAGAGGGCTCACGAGGAGGCGTCCGGTGCAGCAGCTCTCGGGGTGGGAGGCCAGGGGCGGGGTCCATGCCTCCTCGGGGCAGTGCGCACCATCCGGACAGCAACTCTAGTCCCGTCCCGGAGCAGCGAGGGATCAATGGAG GACCCTCCCGAATGTCTCCGAAGTCCCAGCGTCCCGTCCGGGGTGCCAAGACCATGTCTTCCCCGTCAAGCCGCCCTGTGGAGGTCTCGGCAGCTCCCCCTGCAG TGGGCCGCATGTACCCTCCTCGCTCTCCCAAGTCTGCCTCAGCCACTCCAGTCTCTTCCCAGGATTCTTCGGTGGGATCCGCCGTGCCAGCAGCACCCGCATCCCCGTCGGAGGCCAGAACTGGCCTGGAGTCGAGTGTTTCCCCAAACCCCCCTTCTCCCAAAGTAGCAGCCCCCGTGCCAGCCACTGCTGTTGAGG ggaaaGAGGCTCCCACATCTGTGGCTAAAGATCCTGGCAGAACCTTGGAAGTGACCGGATCATGTGAGCTCAACAAGGCAACCAACAAAG CAGGGCTGCAGAATGAGCAGAAGCGGACCCAGCTGGAGGAGCTGCGCAAGTTTGGGGCCCAGTTCAAG ctccagccGAGCAGTTCCCCAGAGGCCAGCCTGGAGTCCTTCAGTGCCAGGCCCAAGGAGCCTCTGGAGGGCAAGGAGAAGGCCCTTGAGCCAGGCATCTGCGAGGGGCCCGAGCAGGCACCCGCCGTGAGCATGGTGCCAAAGCCCAGTGGGACCAGCCTGGAGCTGCTGCCGGAGAGTGGCAAAGAGGAGAAGGGGCTGTGTGAGGTGGCCGAGCAGCAGGTGGCCAGCCCCCCGGGCAAGGGCGAGCCCGAGGACAAAGAAGAGGGACCTGTGTCCGA GCAAGTGAAGAAGTCGACTCTGAATCCCAATGCCAAGGAGTTCAACCCCTCGAAAACACTGCTCTCCGTG AACAAGTCAACGAGCACCCCCACGTCACCGGGCCCTCGCGCCCATtccactccctccatcccagtGATCACAGCCGGCCAGACGGGCATGTACAGCCCCCAGTATATTTCCTACATACCTCAGATCCACATGAGCCCTGCTGTCCAG GCGCCCCAGATGTACCCCTaccctgtctccagctctgtgcctggccAGCAGGGCAAGTACCGAGGGGCCAAAG gttccctcccaccccagcgcTCGGACCAGCATCAGCCAACATCCACCCCCCCCATTATGCAGGCGGCAGCGGCAGCAGGGCCCCCCCTGGTAGCAGCTACGCCCTACTCCTCCTACATTTCCTATAACCCCCAGCAGTTCACGGGGCAACCCACCATGATGCAGCCTATGGCGCACTACCCTTCTCAG CCTGTATTCGCCCCCATGCTGCAGAGCAATCCCCGCATGATGACATCTGGCAGCCACCCCCAGGCCATTGTGTCGTCCTCCACGCCCCAGTACCCTCCCTCGGAGCAGCCCACGCCCCAGACGCTCTATG CTACAGTTCATCAGTCTTATCCCCACCATGCAACACAGCTGCACCCCCACCAGCCTCAGCCAGCCACCACCCCGACAGGGAACCAACAGCAGGCCCAGcatgctgcccccagccccgtgcAG CACCAGGCTGGGCAGCCGCCCCACCTGGCCggtgcccagcagcagcagaatctGTACCACACAGCCACGCTGACGGCCACGCCACCCTCCATCACGCCAGGGCCCAGCGCCCAGTCCCCCCAGAGCAGCTTCCCCCAGCCGGCTGTCTACGCCATCCACGCCCACCAGCAGCTGCAACACAGCTACACCAACATGGCCCATGTCACCCAG GCCCATGTCCAGACTGGAATAACAGCAGCACCGCCCCCGCACCCCGGGGCGCCTCATCCCCCCCAGGTCATGCTGCTCCACCCCTCGCAGACCCATGGGGGGCCCCCCCAAGGCGGcgtgccacagagcggggtgccCACCCTCTCAGCCTCCACACCATCTCCATACACCTATATAGGACACCATCAAG